The Halomonas sp. HAL1 genome segment TCGATGCTGCCAATACGGTCATCCTCGGCGTCTCTCGCGACGGCCTACGTGCGCAGGAGAACTTTAAAGCCAAACAGGATTTTAATTTTGATCTTATCTCTGACAAGGACGAAAACGTCTGCACGCTGTTTGACGTTATCAAGCTCAAGAAAATGTACGGCAAGGAGCATCTCGGCATAGAGCGCAGCACCTTCTTGATTGATAAAGAGGGCAAGCTCGCCAACGAATGGCGTGGTGTTAAGGTGCCTGGTCATGTTGATGAGGTACTCGCCGCGGCTGAACAACTTAACGCTGCCAGTTAACCCCTATGCCCGCGCTGAGGATACCCAGCGCGGGCCGTATTTAAGCGCCACGCTTACTCTTTTGCTGGGGCTTGCAAGCTACGACGCTCCTCTCGCTCCTGCATACTACGCGGCCAAGCATAGATCAGCGCTTTCAGCAGCGTCGCTAATGGAATAGCAAAGAAAATACCCCAGAACCCCCAAATCCCGCCGAAGAACAACACCGCCACAATGATAGAAACCGGATGGATGTTGTTGGTTTCAGAAAATAATACCGGGGCTAATACGTTGCCATCCAGCGCTTGAATCACTCCATAAGCTACCAGCACATACACAAACTCCTCGCTGAGCCCGAAGTGAAACCCAGCGACCGCAGCCACCGGCAGTGTTGCCACCGCCGCCCCGATATACGGCACCAATACAGAAAACCCCACCAGAACGGCTAACAACGCCGTATAAGGCAATCCAAAGAAGGCAAAGGTAAAGAACGTTACGGTGCCTACGATAATGATTTCAATGAACTTGCCGCGGATATAGTTGGCAATTTGATCATCCATTTCACGCCAAATACGTGATAACAGCGTGCGTTTTTGGGGCAGCAGCGACAGCATAAAGCCAACCAATACGTCGCGATCCTTGAGCATGAAGAAGACCAAAATCGGCACCAGCACCAGATAAATAATCAGCGACATAATATTGCCTAGCGATGCCAGCGAAAGCGTTAAGGCGCGCTGCCCTAACTGGCTGATCTCGCGGCTCGCCACGCCTATCCAGTTCTGCATCTGGTCCGGCGTAATAATGTTGGGGTAGCGCGCCTGCAGCTCATCCAGCCAGCCTTGACCACTGGCGAACATCCTCGGTGTTTCTTGTACCAACCCCACTAACTGATTCCAAATCAGCGGCATTAAAATAAACGCCAGGGTTAACAAGACACTAATAAACGCCAGGAATACCATGATCACCGCCAGCAAATGCGGCAACCCACGGCGGGTAAGTGCGCTCACCACGCCTTGCAGTAGAAAAGCAATTACCAGTGCAGTGAAAAACGGTGCCAGCATACGGCCAAACCAAATGATCGCCGCAAAACCTGCCACCAATACTACCAGCAGAATCAGCGCCTCTTCGTCGGAGAAGTAGCGCTCAACCCAGCTTTTTAAAATCGTACGCAGGGTCATGAGTGACCATCCCCGGCTTTACGAATCCAGTACACATAAACATCGTCACGCTGTTCACGGCCTTCCAGGGTATGCGCACTTTGATCGGTAAACGACGCCATATCCCGCCACGATCCGGCGTCCGTTGAACGCACCTCCAGCAACTGACCGGCTGCCAAGGTAGCTAAGGCTTGCTTAGCTTTCAGCAGTGGCAATGGGCAATGCAGCCCACAAGCGTCAAGCACCGTATCGGGTTGAAAGCCCCCGGTTTGCTCAGACATACACTCTCCCTCAAAATGACCTGCCTATTCACGGCATAAATTTGTAAATGTTGCTGCATATACATTGTGTAATAGACGCCGCCGCATAAACTGTCTTGTTAGCGATTGATTTCACTAGGTCGTCGATTTAACGGCACTTCCCCGTCTTTATCAATGTCATAGTATTAATCAATGTCATACCCTGACTGTAGCGTTTAACCATCACCCATGAGGATGCCATGCCGACCTTTCGTACCGCTTACCCAGGCTGGATATGTGCGTTCGCTTGTGCCTGTGGCAGTTTACTTTTTAGCCTCCCAAGCGTTGCCATCAACGATTACGGCCTGCCAAGCCTGGGGGCGGCGTCTACCTCGGTCAGCAATGAAGAGTACCGCCTGGGCCGCGCTTGGTTACGACAGTTTCGTGCCCAAGCCCCCCAGTGGCAAGATCCTATTACCAGCGACTACCTGGAAAGCCTGATTGCCCGGCTCGC includes the following:
- a CDS encoding peroxiredoxin, producing MSVEIGQPVADFSATATGDSTVTLSELRGKQVVIYFYPKASTPGCTTEGGDFRDRKTAFDAANTVILGVSRDGLRAQENFKAKQDFNFDLISDKDENVCTLFDVIKLKKMYGKEHLGIERSTFLIDKEGKLANEWRGVKVPGHVDEVLAAAEQLNAAS
- a CDS encoding sulfurtransferase TusA family protein; amino-acid sequence: MSEQTGGFQPDTVLDACGLHCPLPLLKAKQALATLAAGQLLEVRSTDAGSWRDMASFTDQSAHTLEGREQRDDVYVYWIRKAGDGHS
- a CDS encoding AI-2E family transporter — translated: MTLRTILKSWVERYFSDEEALILLVVLVAGFAAIIWFGRMLAPFFTALVIAFLLQGVVSALTRRGLPHLLAVIMVFLAFISVLLTLAFILMPLIWNQLVGLVQETPRMFASGQGWLDELQARYPNIITPDQMQNWIGVASREISQLGQRALTLSLASLGNIMSLIIYLVLVPILVFFMLKDRDVLVGFMLSLLPQKRTLLSRIWREMDDQIANYIRGKFIEIIIVGTVTFFTFAFFGLPYTALLAVLVGFSVLVPYIGAAVATLPVAAVAGFHFGLSEEFVYVLVAYGVIQALDGNVLAPVLFSETNNIHPVSIIVAVLFFGGIWGFWGIFFAIPLATLLKALIYAWPRSMQEREERRSLQAPAKE